The Ananas comosus cultivar F153 linkage group 20, ASM154086v1, whole genome shotgun sequence region CTTTCGGAGGCGGGGGGCCAGGAATCTGGGTTAAGAGTGAATACATAACATGGATCACTGCAACTTCATCATCTTACTCTTAAATTATAGAGTAGTTCCTGTATATTCAGGTGCGACTTAATCGCCGCACTTTTAAACTCAGCATTTGAGTCTGTAACCGTTCTGACAACTTGATCCATTTTTGATAAATCTAATTCGAGTTAACTATTCATAGGGATAGTAAAAGCCACAAAGGTGAGGAATTCGATGACGGGATACTCAAATCTACGAATGGTGCGCAGCGCAAATGCGCAATCAACCTGTCAGAAAACTGAGAGGTTCCGCAAACATGCAGGGAAGGTCAAATTGTTAACAAAATCAATGAGGTTCACTTTTAACTCAGCATTTGAGTCTGTAACCTTTCTGACAACTTGATCCATTTTTGATAAATCTAATTCAAGTAAACTAGTAAAAGAAACAAAGGTGAGGAATTCGACAACGCGATACTCAAATCTATGAATGGTGCGCAGCGTAGATGCGCAATCAACCTGTCAGAAAACTGAGAGGTTCCGCAAACATNACAAAGGAGAGATAACCCCAACTAAACGGGGTGTTAAATTTTAAGTAAACACAGAGAAAATTTATCtcaactatagactattttaatttttttaatttgaatctatCAACGATATttgaacttcaaaatttgaatgcgttatttatttttatatattttattaatatattttatataattttcgcaACTATGAAGTATTGTTGATttgctcaaatcaaacaaattaggaggttaaatagtaaaattaaactttcgaaAGGTTGATTAGCTGATTCAAAATGACCATAGTTTACAtaagttttatacttttttatctaaattttattgagcattattaactttttttcaaTTAGTTGTGCAATTATTATTGAGGAGGAAAATACATTTCTTACAAATAAATCTTACAGCACTTTCAAATAGTACAAATTAATGGTTGGATTTCAAtctcaaaattataaatcatgCTTATTTCCTcttaatttatacttaaataCTGCTAAGTATGTTAGTTTATAAAATGCTGTAAAATTTATTCGTAAGCACAAACATTACTCGACAGATGGCGGGTtttgtaaaattgtaaaaaattaaagttccaggacaaaatttgagatttaaaattttaaaatttgagtacgAGGACtctaatactcataatagtatagtagccggactctattaattattatatatNTCGGTGGGGCCGAAGACGATCCCAGGCGTATACACTCCCCCCTTCGGCAAATTCTCTCTTTGGCCCAGCACAATCAAAGCGCACTGAATGAGTATTATCGGAGTCGTCAAGTACCCAATCTCCGGCCCCGACACTCTAGTAATAATCTCTGTATCCAGTTTACTGCCGGGTTGTGATGCAACACTTTGATTGCTATACCCTTTACCGATAAACCACATTTTGAAAGTCGCGCTTCTCACCTCTTCTTCGGTCGGCCCTGTTTTCCTAAACCAGCCGAGAGAGAAAATTTCTGGGAATTTTAAGAGGATTTTTCTCCCAAAAGAGTACTTTCCGAGAAGCCCGATGAATAATCCGGTGAAGATGAACCGCAGCATGCCGAGAATAGATTTCGAACCGATCTTTACACCAAAGTGAGCGGGCTTCACCGACGACCAGAACTGCTTTCGTTTCTCCGCGAAATCTTCCGATTCGTTGACTCCGGGAAGGCCTTGAGGATTCTCTGTCAAAGTCGCAAGGGTTCTGCGGACCACTACGGAGTCTGCAGATGGCAGCTTTATCGCCCATAATCCGATGGTTTTTTGATGCTCGATCAAAGGTCCTTTCGGAGGCGGGGGGCCAGGAATCTGGATTAAGAATGAATACATAACATGGATCACTGCAACTTCATCATCTTACTCTTAAATTATAGAGTAGTTCCTGTATATTCAGGTGCGACTTAATCGCCGCACTTTTAAACTCAGCATTTGAGTCTGTAACCGTTCTGACAACTTGATCCATTTTTGATAAATCTAATTCGAGTTAACTATTCATAGGGATAGTAAAAGCCACAAAGGTGAGGAATTCGATGACGGGATACTCAAATCTACGAATGGTGCGCAGCGCAAATGCGCAATCAACCTGTCAGAAAACTGAGAGGTTCCGCAAACATGCAGGGAAGGTCAAATTGTTAACAAAATCAATGAGGTTCACTTTTAACTCAGCATTTGAGTCTGTAACCTTTCTGACAACTTGATCCATTTTTGATAAATCTAATTCAAGTAAGCTAGTAAAAGAAACAAAGGTGAGGAATTCGACGACGCGATACTCAAACCTATGAATGGTGCGCAGCGTAAATGCGCAATCAACCTGTCAGAAAACTGAGAGGTTCCGCAAACATGCAGGGAAGGTCAAATTGTTAACAAAATCAATGAGGTTCACAATTGCAACTAAGAAGTGGATAGTTTGCATCTAAACATCAGGAAGATACAATACAACAGAATGAGGTAATTAATAATTCTACACCCCACAAGAGAGAGGACACAAACAATAGAATTGAAGCTCTTAGTATGAATTTGATCAAGATCAAGCTCTATGAACTAAATAGCTACACGACGAAATTGAATCTAACGTGAAAGTTTAGCTCTGATATATAGGTAAAATGAGAGGGGCACAAAAAAAGGAGGGATTTTTAGCATACCACAGGCCTAGGTTTTCTAGGCCTGGATCTCCTCAGCTCCTGGAGCTTCTCCACATTGGCGACGCCGAGCACCGCCGACTCGTAGGTACCCAAATTCCCGACGATCCGGCGCTCCGATTCCAAGCTCACGTAGGCCTCAGCGCGATTCGGAACCGCGCCACGGGCGGTCCAATGATGGGAATGGAAGAGGAGGCCGAATTCGGCGGGGACGGAGTCGAAGCCGCAGGCGGAGACGAGGAGGGAGCCGGATTCTAGGGCTTGGGGGTGGAGGTCGGCCTCGAGGCGCTCCATGAACTCGGGCTCGCCGGAGATGTCGAGGTAGTCGGCGCCGGCCGCGGcgcaggcggcggcgacgggggCGCCGTAGAGGCGGAAGGGGCCGACGCAGGAGAGGACGAGGCGGGCGcggcgggcgagggcgaggagcgAGGCGGGGTCAGAGGCGTCGGCGGGGACGAGGGGGATCgaggggggaggggaaggggacGAGGACGAGGCCCACCGGAGCGCGGCGGCGAGCTTGGAGGGGGAGCGCCCCGCGAGGGCGAGGGAGCGGAGCGGCGAGGAGGGGGCCGAGAGCGCTTTTAGGGCTTCGCGCACCACGTACCTCCCCGTGAACCCCGAGGCGCCGAGGATGACAACGTCGAACTCGCGACTCCCCCTCGCCGgaggaggagtaggaggaggcCATGGATTTGGGGGGTGGGGAGAGTACGAGAGAGGGAGTGATTTGGGAAAAGGGGATTTTATAGGGGGTGTTGCGCGATATTTATGTTGTCACGTGTCCCCGGTGAAGGTGAAACTTTACAAAGGACCCCTTCAATTACAGGCATTTTTGACAATTAAGATCACAAGGCACTTGTTTGTTTCCGAGCTACTTGTTCAGCTCAAAATAAGTTCGAGATCGAATCAGTAGTTTAGTAAATGATCAAACACGAGCAAAATTTTTCAACAAGCAaaatttttcaacaaactgaaCACGGATCGAGGTCAGatcgctcgtgttcagctcgataacaactcgaatacacatattttgtatttacatatataaataaatagctatatatataatacatatttttattatttaatttttaatccaacTTAAATATAAGCTcaactcaattaaaaaaaactcatttatatttCCTATAAATATCCTTTCTAatccttttaatttgttgttccTGAGCCAGCTCATATTCGGTTCTGAGTCGAACAAAAGCtaaatttttcgactcgatactAAACAtattcgtgttcggctcgttgacacccctagtaTTTATAACCAatcaaaactgaaaaaaaaaaaaaaagagaaaaaaatatattactttacGGGTTGTTTACAAGAAAAATAGCCCACATGATTCCAGATTTTACAGGGCTTAAATGCAATATACTGAGAATCTAAACAAACATTGCTTCTCATAGACAGTGAGAAGCTGAAGATACAGTTATGTCCAATCTACAacagatgatttttttttttaccaaaagaaCAGAGTGTACAATACATTCATCTCTTTTGCCACAATAAAAGAAACATTGCTTCAGATGTTGCATCGGTCATAACCGGAGAACCAGGATTTCGGATCCGAGCCATTGGAGAAGGCGTTGTTGCCCATTCCTTGGTAGAACGGCTCGAACTCCTCTCTCCACCGCTGGTCGG contains the following coding sequences:
- the LOC109726021 gene encoding probable mitochondrial saccharopine dehydrogenase-like oxidoreductase At5g39410 (The sequence of the model RefSeq protein was modified relative to this genomic sequence to represent the inferred CDS: added 4 bases not found in genome assembly) encodes the protein QHKYRATPPIKSPFPKSLPLSYSPHPPNPWPPPTPPPARGSREFDVVILGASGFTGRYVVREALKALSAPSSPLRSLALAGRSPSKLAAALRWASSSSPSPPPSIPLVPADASDPASLLALARRARLVLSCVGPFRLYGAPVAAACAAAGADYLDISGEPEFMERLEADLHPQALESGSLLVSACGFDSVPAEFGLLFHSHHWTARGAVPNRAEAYVSLESERRIVGNLGTYESAVLGVANVEKLQELRRSRPRKPRPVIPGPPPPKGPLIEHQKTIGLWAIKLPSADSVVVRRTLATLTENPQGLPGVNESEDFAEKRKQFWSSVKPAHFGVKIGSKSILGMLRFIFTGLFIGLLGKYSFGRKILLKFPEIFSLGWFRKTGPTEEEVRSATFKMWFIGKGYSNQSVASQPGSKLDTEIITRVSGPEIGYLTTPIILIQCALIVLGQRENLPKGGVYTPGIVFGPTDLQQRLQENGITFDVISTKTDQN